The following proteins are encoded in a genomic region of Phycodurus eques isolate BA_2022a chromosome 11, UOR_Pequ_1.1, whole genome shotgun sequence:
- the sfxn4 gene encoding sideroflexin-4 isoform X1, whose translation MDANLLYWKSHGESVFSRLKVWVNLLDPSFLLTSNAEIQETRTQLRSEEKVKKKDEHAWNISLSSIHPDSGSVLPLVFRPPAFLPLTAPLVVASFLPHKSIKPAFFWQFLLQSYTAGFNYANRNSSSEQGQTASLKQLLLIAGTVSYATCAGALPQIIVNRLGTRSLLIQNFFRFIVPVPLSAALAFSNVFTVRGEECETGIQVFDSNGNTVGISKAAAEKAVMETALSRAVLFGTTGAVPSLLVSVLKRTRLFQKNSLLIPPIRHISVAFVLGLMIPLSFSLFSQMGTIRKENVEEELQAKMAEGQLFYHRGL comes from the exons ATGGATGCCAATCTGTTGTACTGGAAGAGCCATGGGGAG TCTGTATTTAGCCGTTTAAAGGTGTGGGTGAATCTTTTGGATCCATCCTTTCTGCTCACATCGAAT GCAGAAATACAAGAAACCCGCACTCAACTTAGAAGTGAagaaaaagtcaagaaaaag GATGAACATGCATGGAACATCTCCCTT TCGTCCATCCATCCTGATTCTGGTTCTGTGCTTCCACTGGTTTTCCGCCCTCcag cattTTTGCCATTAACTGCTCCTTTG GTGGTTGCTAGCTTTTTGCCACATAAAAGTATCAAACCAGCCTTTTTCTGGCAG TTTTTACTACAGAGTTACACTGCCGGGTTCAACTATGCAAACAGAAATTCTTCTTCAGAGCAG GGTCAGACAGCATCTCTGAAGCAGCTTCTCTTGATAGCAGGGACAGTCTCATATGCCACATGTGCAGGG GCCCTTCCTCAAATTATTGTGAACCGACTGGGTACAAGAAGCCTACTCATTCAAAATTTCTTCAGGTTTATCGTACCAGTCCCACTCTCAG CGGCTCTTGCTTTCTCCAACGTGTTTACTGTCAGAGGGGAGGAATGCGAAACTGGTATCCAAGTGTTTGATTCCAATGGCAATACTGTCGGCATATCTAAGGCAGCCGCAGAAAAG GCCGTGATGGAAACTGCATTGTCAAGAGCAGTACTGTTTGGCACAACTGGTGCTGTTCCTAGTCTCCTGGTTTCAGTCTTAAAGAG AACCAGACTTTTCCAGAAGAATTCTCTGCTGATCCCTCCTATCCGTCACATAAGTGTAGCATTTGTCCTCGGCCTGATGATCCCACTTTCATTCAGTCTCTTCTCTCAAATGGGGACG ATAaggaaagaaaatgttgagGAAGAGCTCCAGGCCAAGATGGCCGAAGGACAGTTATTCTACCACCGAGGACTTTGA
- the sfxn4 gene encoding sideroflexin-4 isoform X7, with protein MQKYKKPALNLEVKKKSRKRMNMHGTSPFRPSILILVLCFHWFSALQFLLQSYTAGFNYANRNSSSEQGQTASLKQLLLIAGTVSYATCAGALPQIIVNRLGTRSLLIQNFFRFIVPVPLSAALAFSNVFTVRGEECETGIQVFDSNGNTVGISKAAAEKAVMETALSRAVLFGTTGAVPSLLVSVLKRTRLFQKNSLLIPPIRHISVAFVLGLMIPLSFSLFSQMGTIRKENVEEELQAKMAEGQLFYHRGL; from the exons AT GCAGAAATACAAGAAACCCGCACTCAACTTAGAAGTGAagaaaaagtcaagaaaaag GATGAACATGCATGGAACATCTCCCTT TCGTCCATCCATCCTGATTCTGGTTCTGTGCTTCCACTGGTTTTCCGCCCTCcag TTTTTACTACAGAGTTACACTGCCGGGTTCAACTATGCAAACAGAAATTCTTCTTCAGAGCAG GGTCAGACAGCATCTCTGAAGCAGCTTCTCTTGATAGCAGGGACAGTCTCATATGCCACATGTGCAGGG GCCCTTCCTCAAATTATTGTGAACCGACTGGGTACAAGAAGCCTACTCATTCAAAATTTCTTCAGGTTTATCGTACCAGTCCCACTCTCAG CGGCTCTTGCTTTCTCCAACGTGTTTACTGTCAGAGGGGAGGAATGCGAAACTGGTATCCAAGTGTTTGATTCCAATGGCAATACTGTCGGCATATCTAAGGCAGCCGCAGAAAAG GCCGTGATGGAAACTGCATTGTCAAGAGCAGTACTGTTTGGCACAACTGGTGCTGTTCCTAGTCTCCTGGTTTCAGTCTTAAAGAG AACCAGACTTTTCCAGAAGAATTCTCTGCTGATCCCTCCTATCCGTCACATAAGTGTAGCATTTGTCCTCGGCCTGATGATCCCACTTTCATTCAGTCTCTTCTCTCAAATGGGGACG ATAaggaaagaaaatgttgagGAAGAGCTCCAGGCCAAGATGGCCGAAGGACAGTTATTCTACCACCGAGGACTTTGA
- the sfxn4 gene encoding sideroflexin-4 isoform X2, translated as MDANLLYWKSHGESVFSRLKVWVNLLDPSFLLTSNKYKKPALNLEVKKKSRKRMNMHGTSPFRPSILILVLCFHWFSALQFLLQSYTAGFNYANRNSSSEQGQTASLKQLLLIAGTVSYATCAGALPQIIVNRLGTRSLLIQNFFRFIVPVPLSAALAFSNVFTVRGEECETGIQVFDSNGNTVGISKAAAEKAVMETALSRAVLFGTTGAVPSLLVSVLKRTRLFQKNSLLIPPIRHISVAFVLGLMIPLSFSLFSQMGTIRKENVEEELQAKMAEGQLFYHRGL; from the exons ATGGATGCCAATCTGTTGTACTGGAAGAGCCATGGGGAG TCTGTATTTAGCCGTTTAAAGGTGTGGGTGAATCTTTTGGATCCATCCTTTCTGCTCACATCGAAT AAATACAAGAAACCCGCACTCAACTTAGAAGTGAagaaaaagtcaagaaaaag GATGAACATGCATGGAACATCTCCCTT TCGTCCATCCATCCTGATTCTGGTTCTGTGCTTCCACTGGTTTTCCGCCCTCcag TTTTTACTACAGAGTTACACTGCCGGGTTCAACTATGCAAACAGAAATTCTTCTTCAGAGCAG GGTCAGACAGCATCTCTGAAGCAGCTTCTCTTGATAGCAGGGACAGTCTCATATGCCACATGTGCAGGG GCCCTTCCTCAAATTATTGTGAACCGACTGGGTACAAGAAGCCTACTCATTCAAAATTTCTTCAGGTTTATCGTACCAGTCCCACTCTCAG CGGCTCTTGCTTTCTCCAACGTGTTTACTGTCAGAGGGGAGGAATGCGAAACTGGTATCCAAGTGTTTGATTCCAATGGCAATACTGTCGGCATATCTAAGGCAGCCGCAGAAAAG GCCGTGATGGAAACTGCATTGTCAAGAGCAGTACTGTTTGGCACAACTGGTGCTGTTCCTAGTCTCCTGGTTTCAGTCTTAAAGAG AACCAGACTTTTCCAGAAGAATTCTCTGCTGATCCCTCCTATCCGTCACATAAGTGTAGCATTTGTCCTCGGCCTGATGATCCCACTTTCATTCAGTCTCTTCTCTCAAATGGGGACG ATAaggaaagaaaatgttgagGAAGAGCTCCAGGCCAAGATGGCCGAAGGACAGTTATTCTACCACCGAGGACTTTGA
- the sfxn4 gene encoding sideroflexin-4 isoform X4 produces MDANLLYWKSHGESVFSRLKVWVNLLDPSFLLTSNKYKKPALNLEVKKKSRKRMNMHGTSPFRPSILILVLCFHWFSALQGQTASLKQLLLIAGTVSYATCAGALPQIIVNRLGTRSLLIQNFFRFIVPVPLSAALAFSNVFTVRGEECETGIQVFDSNGNTVGISKAAAEKAVMETALSRAVLFGTTGAVPSLLVSVLKRTRLFQKNSLLIPPIRHISVAFVLGLMIPLSFSLFSQMGTIRKENVEEELQAKMAEGQLFYHRGL; encoded by the exons ATGGATGCCAATCTGTTGTACTGGAAGAGCCATGGGGAG TCTGTATTTAGCCGTTTAAAGGTGTGGGTGAATCTTTTGGATCCATCCTTTCTGCTCACATCGAAT AAATACAAGAAACCCGCACTCAACTTAGAAGTGAagaaaaagtcaagaaaaag GATGAACATGCATGGAACATCTCCCTT TCGTCCATCCATCCTGATTCTGGTTCTGTGCTTCCACTGGTTTTCCGCCCTCcag GGTCAGACAGCATCTCTGAAGCAGCTTCTCTTGATAGCAGGGACAGTCTCATATGCCACATGTGCAGGG GCCCTTCCTCAAATTATTGTGAACCGACTGGGTACAAGAAGCCTACTCATTCAAAATTTCTTCAGGTTTATCGTACCAGTCCCACTCTCAG CGGCTCTTGCTTTCTCCAACGTGTTTACTGTCAGAGGGGAGGAATGCGAAACTGGTATCCAAGTGTTTGATTCCAATGGCAATACTGTCGGCATATCTAAGGCAGCCGCAGAAAAG GCCGTGATGGAAACTGCATTGTCAAGAGCAGTACTGTTTGGCACAACTGGTGCTGTTCCTAGTCTCCTGGTTTCAGTCTTAAAGAG AACCAGACTTTTCCAGAAGAATTCTCTGCTGATCCCTCCTATCCGTCACATAAGTGTAGCATTTGTCCTCGGCCTGATGATCCCACTTTCATTCAGTCTCTTCTCTCAAATGGGGACG ATAaggaaagaaaatgttgagGAAGAGCTCCAGGCCAAGATGGCCGAAGGACAGTTATTCTACCACCGAGGACTTTGA
- the sfxn4 gene encoding sideroflexin-4 isoform X6 yields MDANLLYWKSHGESVFSRLKVWVNLLDPSFLLTSNAEIQETRTQLRSEEKVKKKDEHAWNISLSSIHPDSGSVLPLVFRPPGSDSISEAASLDSRDSLICHMCRGPSSNYCEPTGYKKPTHSKFLQVYRTSPTLRGEECETGIQVFDSNGNTVGISKAAAEKAVMETALSRAVLFGTTGAVPSLLVSVLKRTRLFQKNSLLIPPIRHISVAFVLGLMIPLSFSLFSQMGTIRKENVEEELQAKMAEGQLFYHRGL; encoded by the exons ATGGATGCCAATCTGTTGTACTGGAAGAGCCATGGGGAG TCTGTATTTAGCCGTTTAAAGGTGTGGGTGAATCTTTTGGATCCATCCTTTCTGCTCACATCGAAT GCAGAAATACAAGAAACCCGCACTCAACTTAGAAGTGAagaaaaagtcaagaaaaag GATGAACATGCATGGAACATCTCCCTT TCGTCCATCCATCCTGATTCTGGTTCTGTGCTTCCACTGGTTTTCCGCCCTCcag GGTCAGACAGCATCTCTGAAGCAGCTTCTCTTGATAGCAGGGACAGTCTCATATGCCACATGTGCAGGG GCCCTTCCTCAAATTATTGTGAACCGACTGGGTACAAGAAGCCTACTCATTCAAAATTTCTTCAGGTTTATCGTACCAGTCCCACTCTCAG AGGGGAGGAATGCGAAACTGGTATCCAAGTGTTTGATTCCAATGGCAATACTGTCGGCATATCTAAGGCAGCCGCAGAAAAG GCCGTGATGGAAACTGCATTGTCAAGAGCAGTACTGTTTGGCACAACTGGTGCTGTTCCTAGTCTCCTGGTTTCAGTCTTAAAGAG AACCAGACTTTTCCAGAAGAATTCTCTGCTGATCCCTCCTATCCGTCACATAAGTGTAGCATTTGTCCTCGGCCTGATGATCCCACTTTCATTCAGTCTCTTCTCTCAAATGGGGACG ATAaggaaagaaaatgttgagGAAGAGCTCCAGGCCAAGATGGCCGAAGGACAGTTATTCTACCACCGAGGACTTTGA
- the sfxn4 gene encoding sideroflexin-4 isoform X5: MDANLLYWKSHGESVFSRLKVWVNLLDPSFLLTSNAEIQETRTQLRSEEKVKKKDEHAWNISLSSIHPDSGSVLPLVFRPPVFTTELHCRVQLCKQKFFFRAGSDSISEAASLDSRDSLICHMCRAALAFSNVFTVRGEECETGIQVFDSNGNTVGISKAAAEKAVMETALSRAVLFGTTGAVPSLLVSVLKRTRLFQKNSLLIPPIRHISVAFVLGLMIPLSFSLFSQMGTIRKENVEEELQAKMAEGQLFYHRGL, encoded by the exons ATGGATGCCAATCTGTTGTACTGGAAGAGCCATGGGGAG TCTGTATTTAGCCGTTTAAAGGTGTGGGTGAATCTTTTGGATCCATCCTTTCTGCTCACATCGAAT GCAGAAATACAAGAAACCCGCACTCAACTTAGAAGTGAagaaaaagtcaagaaaaag GATGAACATGCATGGAACATCTCCCTT TCGTCCATCCATCCTGATTCTGGTTCTGTGCTTCCACTGGTTTTCCGCCCTCcag TTTTTACTACAGAGTTACACTGCCGGGTTCAACTATGCAAACAGAAATTCTTCTTCAGAGCAG GGTCAGACAGCATCTCTGAAGCAGCTTCTCTTGATAGCAGGGACAGTCTCATATGCCACATGTGCAGGG CGGCTCTTGCTTTCTCCAACGTGTTTACTGTCAGAGGGGAGGAATGCGAAACTGGTATCCAAGTGTTTGATTCCAATGGCAATACTGTCGGCATATCTAAGGCAGCCGCAGAAAAG GCCGTGATGGAAACTGCATTGTCAAGAGCAGTACTGTTTGGCACAACTGGTGCTGTTCCTAGTCTCCTGGTTTCAGTCTTAAAGAG AACCAGACTTTTCCAGAAGAATTCTCTGCTGATCCCTCCTATCCGTCACATAAGTGTAGCATTTGTCCTCGGCCTGATGATCCCACTTTCATTCAGTCTCTTCTCTCAAATGGGGACG ATAaggaaagaaaatgttgagGAAGAGCTCCAGGCCAAGATGGCCGAAGGACAGTTATTCTACCACCGAGGACTTTGA
- the sfxn4 gene encoding sideroflexin-4 isoform X3 has protein sequence MDANLLYWKSHGESVFSRLKVWVNLLDPSFLLTSNAEIQETRTQLRSEEKVKKKDEHAWNISLSSIHPDSGSVLPLVFRPPVFTTELHCRVQLCKQKFFFRAGSDSISEAASLDSRDSLICHMCRGPSSNYCEPTGYKKPTHSKFLQVYRTSPTLRGEECETGIQVFDSNGNTVGISKAAAEKAVMETALSRAVLFGTTGAVPSLLVSVLKRTRLFQKNSLLIPPIRHISVAFVLGLMIPLSFSLFSQMGTIRKENVEEELQAKMAEGQLFYHRGL, from the exons ATGGATGCCAATCTGTTGTACTGGAAGAGCCATGGGGAG TCTGTATTTAGCCGTTTAAAGGTGTGGGTGAATCTTTTGGATCCATCCTTTCTGCTCACATCGAAT GCAGAAATACAAGAAACCCGCACTCAACTTAGAAGTGAagaaaaagtcaagaaaaag GATGAACATGCATGGAACATCTCCCTT TCGTCCATCCATCCTGATTCTGGTTCTGTGCTTCCACTGGTTTTCCGCCCTCcag TTTTTACTACAGAGTTACACTGCCGGGTTCAACTATGCAAACAGAAATTCTTCTTCAGAGCAG GGTCAGACAGCATCTCTGAAGCAGCTTCTCTTGATAGCAGGGACAGTCTCATATGCCACATGTGCAGGG GCCCTTCCTCAAATTATTGTGAACCGACTGGGTACAAGAAGCCTACTCATTCAAAATTTCTTCAGGTTTATCGTACCAGTCCCACTCTCAG AGGGGAGGAATGCGAAACTGGTATCCAAGTGTTTGATTCCAATGGCAATACTGTCGGCATATCTAAGGCAGCCGCAGAAAAG GCCGTGATGGAAACTGCATTGTCAAGAGCAGTACTGTTTGGCACAACTGGTGCTGTTCCTAGTCTCCTGGTTTCAGTCTTAAAGAG AACCAGACTTTTCCAGAAGAATTCTCTGCTGATCCCTCCTATCCGTCACATAAGTGTAGCATTTGTCCTCGGCCTGATGATCCCACTTTCATTCAGTCTCTTCTCTCAAATGGGGACG ATAaggaaagaaaatgttgagGAAGAGCTCCAGGCCAAGATGGCCGAAGGACAGTTATTCTACCACCGAGGACTTTGA
- the prdx3 gene encoding thioredoxin-dependent peroxide reductase, mitochondrial — translation MAASFGRLLRTSARVAAACRHGGAAAERIVPASALQRASFSTSSCRWIPAVTQPAPAFKATAVQNGEFKEMSLADFKGKYLVLFFYPLDFTFVCPTEIISFSDKANEFHDINCEVVGVSVDSHFTHLAWTNTPRKAGGLGSIHIPLLADLNKQISRDYGVLLEDPGIALRGLFIIDPNGVVKHMSVNDLPVGRCVEETLRLVKAFQFVETHGEVCPASWTPKSPTIKPTPEGSREYFEKVN, via the exons ATGGCAGCCAGCTTCGGAAGACTCCTCAGGACGTCT GCAAGAGTTGCAGCAGCATGTCGGCATGGAGGGGCTGCAGCCGAACGAATTGTGCCTGCTTCTGCACTTCAGAGGGCCTCTTTCTCTACCA GCTCTTGCAGGTGGATCCCTGCAGTCACTCAGCCTGCGCCAGCTTTTAAAGCCACAGCGGTCCAGAATGGGGAATTCAAGGAGATGAGCCTCGCTGACTTCAAGGGCAAATACTTGGTCCTCTTTTTCTACCCACTGGATTT cACGTTCGTGTGCCCAACAGAGATAATATCATTCAGCGACAAGGCAAATGAGTTCCATGACATCAACTGCGAGGTAGTGGGTGTTTCTGTGGACTCGCACTTCACACACCTGGCATGGACCAACACTCCTCGCAAG GCTGGAGGCTTGGGCAGCATTCATATCCCTCTGCTCGCCGACCTTAACAAGCAGATTTCCAGAGACTACGGTGTGCTGCTGGAGGACCCGGGCATTGCTCTGAG GGGTCTGTTCATCATCGATCCAAATGGCGTGGTGAAACACATGAGTGTAAACGACCTGCCAGTGGGCCGTTGTGTTGAGGAGACCCTTCGTCTTGTGAAGGCTTTCCAGTTTGTGGAGACCCATGGTGAGGTTTGTCCAGCGAGCTGGACCCCAAAGTCGCCAACA ATAAAACCAACCCCCGAAGGATCAAGAGAGTACTTTGAGAAAGTCAACTGA
- the tm9sf3 gene encoding transmembrane 9 superfamily member 3 has protein sequence MGSSRWRVAAAVFLSVLGSLLPVEADEHDHTYIDKEEVVLWMNTVGPYHNRQETYKYFSLPFCVGTKKTISHYHETLGEALQGVELEFSGLDIKFKDEVMQTTYCEIDLDKVKRDAFVYAIKNHYWYQMYIDDLPIWGIVGEADENGEDHYLWTYKKLEIGFNGNRIVDVNLTSEGKVRLVPNTRIAMFYSVKWKKSDVKFEDRFDKYLDPSFFQHRIHWFSIFNSFMMVIFLVGLVSMILMRTLRKDYARYSKEEEMDDMDRDLGDEYGWKQVHGDVFRPSSHPLIFSSLIGSGCQIFSVSLIVIIVAMVEDLYTERGSMLSTAIFVYAATSPVNGYFGGSLYAKQGGRRWIKQMFVGAFMIPAMVCGTAFFINFIAIYYHASRAIPFGTMVAVCCICFFVILPLNLVGTILGRNLSGQPNFPCRVNAVPRPIPEKKWFMEPAVIVCLGGILPFGSIFIEMYFIFTSFWAYKIYYVYGFMMLVLVILCIVTVCVTIVCTYFLLNAEDYRWQWTSFLSAASTAVYVYMYSFYYYFFKTKMYGLFQTSFYFGYMAVFSTALGIMCGAVGYMGTSAFVRKIYTNVKID, from the exons ATGGGATCATCCAGGTGGAGGGTGGCAGCTGCGGTGTTCCTCAGTGTACTAGGCTCCTTATTACCTGTCGAAGCAGATGAACACGACCACACA TACATAGATAAAGAGGAGGTGGTATTATGGATGAACACAGTGGGGCCTTACCACAACCGACAGGAGACGTACAAGTATTTCTCTTTACCCTTCTGTGTGGGTACAAAGAAAACCATCAGTCATTACCATGAAACGCTTGGAGAAGCTCTGCAAGGAGTGGAGCTGGAATTTAGCGGCCTTGACATCAAGTTCAAAG ATGAAGTCATGCAGACAACATATTGTGAAATTGACCTGGACAAAGTCAAACGGGATGCTTTTGTGTATGCCATAAAGAATCACTACTGGTACCAAATGTACATCGATGATCTGCCCATCTGGG GTATTGTTGGTGAGGCAGATGAAAATGGAGAAGATCACTACCTTTGGACATATAAGAAATTGGAGATCGGCTTTAACGGGAACAGAATTGTTGATGTAAATCTTACTAGTGAAGGCAAAGTTCGACTTGTGCCCAACACAAGGATTGCAATGTTTTACTCT GTGAAATGGAAGAAGTCTGATGTGAAGTTTGAGGACAGATTTGACAAGTACCTCGACCCATCCTTCTTCCAGCACAGG ATACATTGGTTCTCTATCTTCAACTCCTTCATGATGGTGATCTTCTTGGTGGGTCTGGTGTCCATGATTTTGATGAGAACCCTCAGAAAGGACTACGCCAGATACAGCAAAGAGGAAGAAATGGATGACATG GACCGAGACCTGGGAGATGAATACGGCTGGAAGCAGGTGCATGGAGACGTATTCCGGCCCTCAAGCCATCCGCTGATTTTCTCCTCACTCATTGGTTCCGGCTGCCAGATCTTCTCAGTATCTCTCATTGTCATAATCGTGGCAATGGTTGAGGATCTGTATACAGA GAGAGGATCGATGTTGAGCACAGCCATTTTTGTGTATGCTGCCACCTCCCCTGTCAATGGCTACTTTGGTGGAAGTTTGTATGCAAAACAAGGAG GAAGAAGGTGGATTAAGCAAATGTTCGTCGGAGCCTTCATGATCCCAGCAATGGTGTGTGGAACGGCCTTCTTCATCAACTTCATTGCAATCTACTATCACGCCTCCAGAGCGATCCCATTTGGCACCATG GTGGCTGTTTGTTGCATCTGCTTCTTTGTCATTCTGCCGCTAAACCTGGTGGGAACAATTTTGGGGAGGAATCTTTCTGGTCAGCCAAACTTCCCATGCAGGGTGAATGCTGTGCCGAGGCCAATCCCTGAAAAGAAATG GTTCATGGAGCCAGCTGTCATCGTCTGTCTTGGTGGAATCCTTCCTTTCGGTTCCATCTTCATTGAAAT GTATTTCATCTTCACATCTTTCTGGGCCTATAAAATCTACTATGTATACGGTTTCATGATGCTGGTCCTGGTTATCCTTTGCATTGTGACGGTGTGTGTCACCATCGTGTGCACGTACTTCCTGCTCAATGCCGAGGACTACAGATG GCAATGGACAAGCTTCCTGTCTGCTGCATCCACTGCGGTTTATGTTTACATGTACTCTTTTTACTACTATTTCTTCAAAACCAA GATGTACGGGCTGTTCCAGACATCCTTCTACTTTGGTTACATGGCTGTGTTTAGTACTGCTCTTGGAATCATGTGTG GTGCAGTTGGATACATGGGAACAAGTGCCTTTGTGAGGAAGATAtacacaaatgtgaaaatagaCTAA
- the LOC133410037 gene encoding lysophosphatidylserine lipase ABHD12-like encodes MRQRTTKDVSTCAHTTAKVKRKDDPQSRWMKCHLFALFVILVLVPFILIVARELFQYLVYKYRIKVPLFVDLSQPVDFSLNHTINIYLTSEEGISLGVWHTVPEGKWRESQGKDMAWYQNTLNDDSPVFIYLHGNTGTRAATHRVGVAKLLSTLGYHVLVPDYRGFGDSSGEPTEAGLTTDALHVYNWVKKHSGSSLVILWGHSLGTGVSTNTAVKLAEQGIVLDGVILEGTFNMAKEKLPSHVFSWYYWKFPGLGYFFPEPWAENKVVFPSEENLRRMKSPVLFLHAEDDPITLIQYAQQLYEVAVSTQNAERVKFVSFEGSLGYLHNGLYKDHRLPDIIKKFILSL; translated from the exons GTCCCGGTGGatgaaatgtcatttatttgccCTGTTTGTCATCCTTGTTTTGGTGCCTTTCATACTGATAGTAGCACGGGAATTATTCCAGTACCTTGTTTACAAGTACAGAA TCAAGGTTCCGCTTTTTGTTGACCTCAGCCAACCAGTTGATTTCTCCCTAAATCACACTATAAACATATACTTAACATCAGAGGAAGGAATCTCTCTTGGTGTATG GCACACCGTTCCTGAAGGTAAATGGAGGGAGTCACAAGGGAAAGACATGGCGTGGTACCAAAACACTTTAAATGATGACAGTCCAGTTTTTATATATCTACATGGGAACACAGGCACAAG GGCAGCTACTCATCGGGTGGGAGTTGCAAAA TTATTGAGTACGCTTGGTTACCATGTGTTGGTGCCTGACTACAGAG GTTTTGGAGACTCAAGTGGTGAGCCTACTGAAGCTGGACTCACTACAGATGCTCTTCATGTGTACAACTGGGTGAAAAAACATAGTGGAAGCAGTCTGGTCATCCTCTGGGGACATTCTCTTGGCACTGG AGTGTCCACTAACACTGCAGTCAAACTTGCGGAGCAAG GTATTGTTTTGGATGGTGTGATTCTTGAAGGCACCTTTAATATGGCTAAAGAGAAACTACCAAGTCATGTGTTTTCTTGG TATTACTGGAAATTTCCAGGCTTAGGATACTTTTTTCCAGAGCCATGGgctgaaaataaagttgtctttCCCAGTGAGGAAAA TTTAAGAAGAATGAAAAGCCCTGTACTTTTCCTTCATGCAGAAGATGATCCAATTACTCTCATTCAGTATGCTCAGCAA CTGTACGAGGTAGCAGTGAGTACTCAGAATGCAGAGCGAGTCAAGTTTGTGTCCTTTGAAGGTTCTTTAGGGTACCTGCACAATGGATTATACAAAGACCACCGTCTGCCAGACATCATAAA AAagtttattttgtctttgtga